Within the Marasmius oreades isolate 03SP1 chromosome 10, whole genome shotgun sequence genome, the region TTCGCAATACATTTACTTCGATATTCCACCGAGCAACTTACCGTTGTGAACCTGATTCTAGGAGTCTACGTTTAGGCTCGATTTGGCGATTTGGGTTTTGTATAAAATCACTATCCAGAATGATGCGGTCTCGTAGTTGCGCTGGATGCTGCAAACGAAGCTGTTCATCATTTTGAGATTCTCGAGAATGAGTGTACAAAGACCACGAACTATCTTCTCAATCTATCGTTCAGCTTCCTCGGGTGTAATGAAAGCTGGAAATGGCGAAGAGGCCGGTTGCTCTTTATCATGAAAGTCTGGAGGGCTCGACGATGTTGGACACTGTACCTGAACGAGGTGGGGGTACGGATAAAACGCGCTCAAATACTACAAAATGCCTTGATGGCAGGTATTCTGCCACCTAGATTATCCGGATAGGAAAGAGGAATCCACGAGGGCGGAATTGGAAGCGGATTCGGTAACAAAGAATCGGAAGGACGCCTCGTTTTGTGCCTCATCATCATGACCGGTCGGTGTTTGACTTCTTTGTTATTAGCGACCGTTCATCGTTCACCGTCACTTAAGTCTGAGGAATGAGATGCTTCCATCCAGTTCTTCTGTGTTTTTGGTCATCTGGCAGACTCGGAAAAAAGTTTCTATGCAAACGGCTACGGGTACAGTTCCCGAAAACTCACACTGGTGACCTAGCAGTACTCCTCAACGGCCCGCCGCAAACATATTGTTCACCACCCACCTTAATCTCGGGTCCCTCATGCAACATGACTCTCAAATGTGCCCCGTCGTTATTCCGACCGGCTCGTACTTAAACTGGAGTCGACCGGTGTCGAGGATCTCCAACAATAGTGTGGTTCTCCATGCAGTTCCTTTTCATCCTCCCGGCCCTCTTCGTCTTTGTCCAGGCTGTTATAGCCGCTTCACGGACCTCGCCCCCATCTGGAGCAGTGGTTGTTCGAGCGGGAACTACTGCGTCCGGGGAGTTCAAGTCGATTCAGGCTGCAGTCAATTCATTTCCCAACGACGGTTCTACGCGGTCTATCTTCATTTACCCTGGGACATACACGGAAAAGGTGTACATCACCAGAAAAGGCGCTCTAACTGTAAGGCTTTAGGCTCTCTAGCAACCCTGGTCATAACTGACCTTCAACCCCGTACACTAGATCTATGGATATACGACGGATACCTCTACCTATACTCAAAATCAAGCCACGATCTCCTTCAACTCAGGTCTCGATCAGAGTAGCTCCAATGACGAGACTGGAACACTTCGCATTCACACTGACAACTTCAAGATGTATAACGTAAACGTCAAGAACACTCGTGGTCCTGGCACTCAGGCAGGTGCCCTTAGCCAGTATGGAAACCGTGCAGGGTTCTATGGGTGTGCGTTCTATGGGTATCAGGATACTCTTTACGCCAATCAGGGGACACAAGTGTATCTAAAAGGCTATATCGAAGTACGCACTGCGCACGAGCCGTGACCACCCGTTGAACGACGTTCTGACGTTTCCTTTCACAGGGAAAGACCGACTTCATCTACGGACGTCAGGGCCTAGCTTACTTCGGTGGAAATACGATCGCCGTCAAAGGACCAGGATACATCACAGCCAGTGGACGACAATCAGACGACGCCGGAAGCTGTAAGTCGATTTTCTGCCTGGATTATTTCGCCTCCTCACTGAATACGAAACATAGACGTTTTCAACGCAAATACCGTGATTCAAGCTTCAGGTGCAGAATCTGGCACAAGCGGTGGCTACTACTTTGGCCGTCCCTGGTCACGTAAGTAAAGCCTTCACGATTATTAGACGCTCTTGTCTTTAGCtcttctttccattttccattCCACAGCTTACGCCAAGTAAGTTTCTTGTTTTTATTCTTTCAGATGCCCTCCCAGGCCAATCACTTTTACAGAGTCATTTTCAAGAACACTAATCTTCAAGTCGCTCCGAACAAGGCGCTTTGGATCCTCTGGGACGGGGACGCCAACAGTGTCGCACATGTGTTATACGCAGACTACAAGACTGCTGGAACTGGCGCCAGTAGTCTAGCCCGTGCAAGCTTCGCTACAGTGTTGAGTGACAGTCAAGCGAACAGTTACTCTATCTCTAGCGCTGTTGGGAGCGACTATGCTAGTTGGGTAGATACCTCCTATCTCGTGTAAGAGATTGCATTAGGAACAGAAATCTTCATACATTCTTTCATCATGAAAAGTCTTGAAGAAATCATTCTAGACATCATTCTGCTATTATTCCGTGACTAGTTAAGACATCTTCCACTATCTGTGTAGTTGTAAATTCTTTGTGGAACAAAAACTACAAGGCTAACCGTGTGGGAACTGACATCGGAGCTTAAACTTGCAGGCGTTGGCAcaggaggggggcatatgCCCTGGACTGTCCTatccgggatgtaccaaaaaggGGTCTCATTTTGGCCGACACTCCGATCCTAATGTACATAAAATCACCCAAATTGAGTACCACCTACGATCCCTGGTGTGCGTAAATGGCCTCGTCGGTAGCCAGGTCCGATCCGTATGTACATAATAATGGGTCGCTAGTGTTGTCCTGGCTGAGGGTAAGTACCGGACCGTTTTAATTTTTTCTACTATGTTGTATACCCAAAAATTTTGTAAAATAATCAGTGGTGTAGGTGTGAGGCTGTATCAGTAATGGTACATAAAAATGGTCCAAATTTCCCACCCCAatccaaatgtaccaaaaatctGCCTAAATTGACCCAAAaatatgtaccaaaaacggCCCAAATtgggggtcaacggatcggacatgctacccaatatgcccccctcctgTTGGCACCGACAGTCTGACCATGATCTCGCGGCGAGAGTATATCGACCATCTTCATCCATTCCTGCCCGTTGGTGAACGCCGCAAGGTGTAGAAGCCCGAGAAGAATGTGCTCTTCAGAtactagaagaagaaggaacggaaaatggaatGAATACCTTTGCAGGGATGCTCAGTTGTGGTTGTGGCAACAAGAGAGCAGAAAACGAATACTGAAATATTGGCAAAGAGGCAGTCAATTCAACAAAAATTTTCAAATTCTCTCTCTGTACGTATCAGTACCATCTGGTGACCTCGGAATAACTCTCTGAGAAGAAGGATAGACCTCGCGAAAACCACCTGCAAGTTGTTACCGTCCTCAGTTAGACTCGCGACGACCATCCTTTCGTCCGGAGTTTCCAGGCCTACTATCTTTAGCCATGGTAACTAACTTTCCTCAAAAGTCTATTTCACATCTCCCGTCAAATGCTTGGAGCCTAAAAAGAGATTCAAGTTCCCTCGAATGCAGGATAACATGACATTTCGGACTCAGTTGGCATTGGGCATTTGACCAGCGGGTTTTTTGCTCTCGCAACGGCAACGACAACCATGTCTTTACCTCGTCCGCATGGATGAAATTCTCGAACGGTCCGTCTTTCGGGAAGAGAGTGTCAGAAACTGTATTTAAACGCCCCCTACATTCACTACGAGAGCGAAGAAGGATAAGCACCAGGCTTACCCTCTCCTTGTTCCTCAGACTTGTTCACCCGTAAAAATGTTAAGAAAGTCTTTCGGTCTATTACTTCTCAGCCTTTCTTTGGCTTCCGTCTTGGCTGTTCCTGTTCCCGACCAGGAAAAGGGGGAACTTGTCAAGAGAGGATCCGTGCTGACTGCACAATTTGCTACGGAATCCGAAGTACGTTGATCTTTCACTTATCCTTCTACACTAGAAGCTCAGTTTACACCACACCAGGCTAATGGGTAAGCACAGAATCACACACCGAAATAACCGAACTAAGGCCTTCATCAGTCGTTTTATTCTTGAAAATAACCTCTGGGGACAATCTGCTGCTACGAGCGGTTCGTGCAAATTTGTCTCCTTCATTCTCCAATTATTTTCATCACGCCATTTAGGGTCACAGAGCTCACAAGTAACAGCGACGAATGGTAACAGTATTACCTGGCACACGACTTACAATTGGGTTGGTGAGCACTGCTTTATTTTCTGATTAGTACTCGGAATTTTTTAGCTAAGGCTCTTCTCTTCCATTCCAGGTGGTCCGTCACAAGTGAAAAGCTGTCCGTCCTGATAACCATCTCTCGCAAAAATGCATATCTGCCTAACTGACTACTCTATACTCAGATGCCAATCTCGATATAAGACAGGGACTCGGAAAACGAATCTCTGATATCCAATCAATACCCACAGCGTGGTCATGGTCGTATTCCGGAGCATCCTCTAGCCTCGTTGCAGACGTCTCGTATGATCTTTGGCTCTCTACTGTGGCCAATTCTGGAGGCGCTTCTTCGAGTTCAACGTTTGAGATGTAAGTTGGAATGAATTTTCATTCGAGCTCCGTTGTTCCTGCTGACTTACGATTTTTCCGTTACAAGTATGGTATGGCTTAGTGCCCGCGGAGGGTAAGCAATGCTCGGGTTGCATTAGATTTATCTATAGAGACCCATATTCCCTCTCCAGCGCCGGACCTGCTGGTTCCCAAATTGGCACTGCCAAGTATGTATCAATTCCTCGTCACTTCCCCGTAGACTGGGTTACGACCGGAACGTAGCGTCAATGGTGTCACCTGGAGGCTCTTCAAAGGACAGGTCTCAACTTGGACGGTCTTTTCCTTCGTAGCGCCGAACGAAATTACCAACTTCAATTCTGATCTGAAGGGCTTCCTTAGTAGGCTATCTTATACTCTACTTGGACTGTTAGCATCCTTTTAACTTGCGTGGTCTCTTCCCTTCCAAGATTTCCTCACCGCCAACCAAGGGGTCTCTTCGTCTCAGTTCCTTGTACAAGCACAAGCCGGAACGGAACCTTTTGTCGGTACGTTTTTATGTTGTCAAAGGTTGTCGTGATCAGAGCTAATCGGTATATATGTGATTGTAGGAAGTGCTACGTTAAACACCAACTCCTATTCCATATCCATAAATTGAGGAGGTGTTTTTGTCTATACAATTTAAATTTAAATGACTCCCGTTTCTTTCTGTGCTCAATTGCAAGCGTCGCGTGTTTTCCATCGTTCTCGTGAGTCGGTTGGGACATTGAGGTGTGTCAGAGGAGCTTTGATAGAAAGTGTACTTCTGAGCGCTGAACCATGCGGACTTCCAATGATCTCCTATTCGTTGGAAGCTcatagggacttgacttgaCTCTCTTTGAAGTTCTCTTTGAGCCGAGTTAAATATTCATAAAAATTCTGGAACAGCACCGAGAGGGGCGTGTGAAGGCCTCATATATCATAACTTACCTTATTCCTCCATTCATTTGCAGTCAGTCGTTTCGATCGTAAAATGACCgttgtttgtttgttgtcCCAACTGTTCAGGGCATTTTAGATAATGTAAATGAATGCCATTCGAGTTGTGTATCTCAAAATCTGACACTTCAGGTATACCTTTGTATTCGGTATCGCAAAACCGCAAGGTCGTGGGAGCGCTAATGCCGCGTCCGGCACTACCAATTTAAACTTACACTAAACCATCCAATGATTTCATGGCTCCAAAGACCGTAGATGTGAG harbors:
- a CDS encoding uncharacterized protein (CAZy:CE8) — translated: MQFLFILPALFVFVQAVIAASRTSPPSGAVVVRAGTTASGEFKSIQAAVNSFPNDGSTRSIFIYPGTYTEKVYITRKGALTIYGYTTDTSTYTQNQATISFNSGLDQSSSNDETGTLRIHTDNFKMYNVNVKNTRGPGTQAGALSQYGNRAGFYGCAFYGYQDTLYANQGTQVYLKGYIEGKTDFIYGRQGLAYFGGNTIAVKGPGYITASGRQSDDAGSYVFNANTVIQASGAESGTSGGYYFGRPWSLSCFYSFRCPPRPITFTESFSRTLIFKSLRTRRFGSSGTGTPTVSHMCYTQTTRLLELAPVV
- a CDS encoding uncharacterized protein (CAZy:GH12); protein product: MLRKSFGLLLLSLSLASVLAVPVPDQEKGELVKRGSVLTAQFATESEANGRFILENNLWGQSAATSGSQSSQVTATNGNSITWHTTYNWVGGPSQVKSYANLDIRQGLGKRISDIQSIPTAWSWSYSGASSSLVADVSYDLWLSTVANSGGASSSSTFEIMVWLSARGGAGPAGSQIGTANVNGVTWRLFKGQVSTWTVFSFVAPNEITNFNSDLKGFLNFLTANQGVSSSQFLVQAQAGTEPFVGSATLNTNSYSISIN